From Crassaminicella indica, one genomic window encodes:
- a CDS encoding carbohydrate ABC transporter permease, whose protein sequence is MKNSKFWFSFFVGPILFAFIVVVILPMFMGIYYSFTDWNGIGNTANWVGFKNYIDVFKDKEFLSAFIFTAKFAFVSVITINLMGFGLALLVTRGLKISNFLRSAFFMPNLIGGLILGFVWQFIFTKAFDSLGRILGLSFLEGWLADPTTGFWGLVILMSWQMAGYMMVIYIASLESIPDSLIEAAEIDGANAWERLIHITIPLVAPAFTVGLFLTLSNSFKLYDQNLSLTGGGPYNSTQMLAMNIYNTAFKFNEFGLAQGKAVIFLITVAAISLTQIYYSKKREVEM, encoded by the coding sequence ATGAAGAATTCAAAATTTTGGTTTAGTTTTTTCGTAGGACCCATTTTGTTTGCATTCATTGTTGTAGTTATTTTACCTATGTTTATGGGAATTTATTATTCATTTACAGATTGGAATGGCATAGGAAATACTGCTAATTGGGTTGGATTTAAAAATTATATAGATGTATTTAAGGATAAGGAATTTTTAAGTGCTTTTATCTTTACTGCTAAATTTGCTTTTGTATCTGTTATTACTATAAATTTAATGGGATTTGGCTTAGCACTCCTTGTAACAAGAGGACTAAAAATAAGTAATTTTTTAAGAAGTGCATTTTTTATGCCTAATCTAATTGGAGGATTGATTTTAGGATTTGTATGGCAGTTTATTTTTACAAAGGCTTTTGATTCGTTGGGAAGAATATTAGGATTAAGTTTTTTGGAAGGCTGGTTGGCTGATCCAACTACAGGCTTTTGGGGGCTTGTAATACTTATGTCGTGGCAAATGGCAGGGTATATGATGGTTATTTATATTGCATCTTTAGAAAGTATACCAGACTCTTTAATTGAAGCGGCAGAAATAGATGGGGCAAATGCTTGGGAAAGGCTTATTCATATAACTATACCTTTGGTGGCACCTGCTTTTACAGTTGGATTGTTTTTAACTTTATCCAATTCCTTTAAGCTATATGATCAAAATTTGTCATTAACAGGAGGAGGACCATACAATTCTACACAAATGTTAGCTATGAATATTTACAATACGGCTTTTAAGTTTAATGAATTTGGTTTAGCACA
- a CDS encoding ABC transporter substrate-binding protein, producing MFKSKKILALIMTVFMSMMLFAGCGSQEKKEVSEEKDKVEVNVFQFKVEIAKELEEAVLAYEKEHPNVKINIQTVGGGDDYGAALKAKFQSGSEPDIFNVGGPQDIKDWMNKLEDLSDQPWVDLALPGILEGATVDGKVFALPFNIEGYGFVYNKGIFEAAGIDPAKIVDYKSLEEAVKALDEKIKSGALKEKYPLLEAVFEYPAKETWVTGLHTSNAALGQEFSNSIEAFNAEKVSFKYGDGLKKLIDLQANYSSNKDQKQKLNAVDYTRQAEEGLAIERVAIIQQGNWVYGKIKGVDEKVANNLDILPMPIEGAKEDSIPVGVPMHWAVNKDSKDEVKAAAKDFLNWLYTSDTGKDYIVNKFYFIPPLKGFDNLEPKDPLGKAVKRYAEDGKTIPWVFMGYPTGWGMEILGNDIQKYLAGEYTWEELISDAKAQWEKMR from the coding sequence ATGTTCAAATCTAAAAAAATATTAGCTTTAATTATGACTGTGTTTATGAGTATGATGTTGTTTGCTGGATGTGGATCACAAGAGAAAAAGGAAGTCAGTGAAGAAAAAGATAAGGTAGAGGTTAACGTTTTCCAGTTCAAGGTTGAAATTGCCAAAGAATTAGAAGAAGCTGTACTTGCTTATGAAAAAGAGCATCCAAATGTAAAGATTAATATTCAAACAGTTGGTGGTGGAGATGATTATGGTGCAGCATTAAAAGCAAAATTCCAATCTGGAAGCGAGCCAGACATTTTTAATGTAGGTGGTCCTCAAGATATAAAAGATTGGATGAATAAGTTAGAAGATTTATCTGATCAACCGTGGGTAGATTTGGCTCTTCCTGGAATATTAGAAGGAGCTACTGTAGATGGAAAAGTATTTGCATTACCTTTCAATATTGAAGGATATGGATTTGTATATAATAAAGGTATTTTTGAAGCAGCTGGAATTGATCCTGCTAAAATTGTAGATTACAAAAGCTTAGAAGAAGCTGTAAAAGCTTTAGATGAGAAGATTAAGAGTGGTGCATTAAAGGAAAAATATCCTCTTTTAGAAGCGGTATTTGAATATCCTGCAAAAGAAACTTGGGTAACAGGTCTTCATACTTCAAATGCTGCTTTAGGTCAAGAGTTTAGTAATTCTATCGAAGCATTTAATGCAGAGAAGGTTTCTTTCAAATATGGAGATGGATTAAAAAAATTAATTGATTTACAAGCAAATTATTCATCTAATAAAGATCAAAAACAAAAGTTAAATGCTGTTGATTATACAAGACAAGCTGAAGAAGGCTTAGCTATAGAGCGTGTTGCAATAATTCAGCAAGGAAACTGGGTATATGGAAAAATCAAAGGGGTAGATGAAAAGGTTGCAAACAATCTAGATATTCTCCCAATGCCAATTGAAGGAGCTAAGGAAGATTCAATTCCAGTTGGTGTACCAATGCATTGGGCAGTAAATAAAGATAGTAAAGATGAAGTAAAGGCTGCTGCTAAGGATTTCTTAAATTGGTTATACACATCTGATACAGGAAAAGATTATATTGTGAACAAATTCTATTTTATACCTCCACTAAAAGGATTTGATAATCTTGAACCTAAAGATCCATTAGGAAAAGCTGTTAAGAGATATGCAGAAGATGGAAAGACTATACCATGGGTATTTATGGGATATCCAACAGGATGGGGAATGGAAATTTTAGGAAATGACATTCAAAAATATTTAGCTGGAGAATATACTTGGGAAGAATTGATTTCTGATGCAAAGGCTCAGTGGGAGAAAATGAGATAA
- a CDS encoding ABC transporter ATP-binding protein codes for MSKVVLKGVEKIYPNGFKAVHGIDLEIKDGEFMVFVGPSGCAKSTTLRMIAGLEEISGGTIFIGESIVNNIAPKDRGIAMVFQNYALYPHMTVYDNMAFSLKMRKTPKSIIEKKVREAAKILDIENLLDRKPKQLSGGQRQRVAVGRAIVRDPEVFLFDEPLSNLDAKLRVHMRVQLSQLHKKLKTTMIYVTHDQVEAMTMGDRICVMNLGKIMQVDTPLNLYHYPANKFVAGFIGSPAMNLVEGELIEKNNNIAVKIGGMALDLPLSKCKKVKSHIGKKVWFGIRPEYIGIRNHESKEAIKGKIDVLEHMGNETFIYFSIGNLQMTARIDSLDARDLKVGTEQKFIINMESCHIFDYDSEKNISL; via the coding sequence ATGTCTAAAGTAGTTTTAAAAGGAGTCGAAAAAATTTATCCAAATGGTTTTAAGGCTGTTCATGGAATTGACTTAGAAATAAAGGATGGAGAATTTATGGTTTTTGTTGGTCCATCGGGATGTGCTAAATCAACTACGTTGAGAATGATTGCAGGTCTTGAAGAAATAAGTGGAGGAACTATTTTTATAGGAGAAAGCATTGTAAATAATATTGCACCTAAGGATAGAGGAATAGCTATGGTTTTTCAAAACTATGCATTATACCCTCATATGACAGTTTATGATAATATGGCTTTTTCATTAAAAATGAGGAAAACTCCAAAAAGTATTATTGAGAAAAAGGTAAGAGAAGCAGCAAAAATTTTAGATATAGAAAATTTATTGGATAGAAAACCTAAGCAGTTATCAGGAGGGCAAAGGCAAAGGGTTGCTGTAGGAAGAGCTATTGTAAGAGATCCAGAGGTTTTCTTGTTTGATGAGCCTTTATCTAATTTAGATGCAAAGCTAAGGGTTCATATGAGGGTTCAGCTATCACAGCTTCATAAAAAGCTAAAAACAACTATGATTTATGTAACACATGACCAAGTAGAAGCAATGACAATGGGAGATAGGATATGTGTAATGAATTTAGGAAAAATCATGCAGGTTGATACGCCACTAAATCTGTATCATTATCCAGCTAATAAGTTTGTGGCAGGTTTTATAGGTTCTCCAGCTATGAATCTTGTAGAGGGAGAGTTAATTGAAAAGAATAACAATATTGCTGTAAAAATAGGGGGGATGGCATTAGATTTACCATTGAGTAAATGTAAAAAAGTAAAGAGCCATATTGGCAAAAAAGTATGGTTTGGTATTAGACCAGAGTATATAGGCATTAGAAACCATGAATCTAAAGAAGCTATCAAGGGTAAAATTGATGTACTAGAGCATATGGGAAATGAAACCTTCATATATTTTAGTATTGGAAATTTACAAATGACGGCTAGAATAGATTCTTTAGATGCCAGGGACTTAAAGGTTGGTACTGAGCAAAAGTTTATTATCAATATGGAGAGCTGTCATATATTTGATTATGATAGTGAAAAAAATATAAGCTTGTAA
- a CDS encoding LacI family DNA-binding transcriptional regulator: MKNFSIKDIAKIAGVGVSTVSRVLNNHPDVKDETRKKVLKVIEECNYIPNNSARNLKRNSSKNIGVLVKGIYNPFFSKMIRSIEEKIDEEGYSMILHYNDDNTNDIEAAIELIKEKKLKGLICLGGDFDNLEEEQLMNLKTPIVLTSINITDKVNKNIFSSVAIENEKAAYKAVDYLCRLGHKKIAIITTGEGDKNVGKLRFEGYKKALAENKINYNEQFLEFGHYTFESAFDAMNKLLDKDLGLTAVFVTSDIMAIGAAKAILSRGLKIPEDISVVGFDGIEYSKYFHPSITTVKQPVEEMGQKSIEILFDLMNNSKEHEHIVFDIELLIRESCKKLF, from the coding sequence ATGAAGAATTTTAGCATAAAAGATATCGCAAAAATTGCAGGAGTTGGAGTAAGTACGGTATCTCGTGTTTTAAATAATCATCCAGATGTTAAAGATGAAACAAGAAAGAAAGTATTAAAGGTTATAGAAGAATGTAATTATATTCCTAATAATAGTGCAAGAAATTTGAAGAGAAACAGTTCTAAAAATATTGGTGTATTAGTAAAAGGGATTTATAATCCATTTTTTTCAAAGATGATTCGGTCAATTGAAGAAAAAATAGATGAAGAAGGCTATTCTATGATTCTTCATTATAATGATGATAACACTAATGATATTGAAGCTGCTATCGAGCTTATAAAAGAGAAGAAGTTAAAAGGCTTGATTTGTCTGGGAGGTGATTTTGATAATTTAGAAGAAGAGCAATTAATGAATCTGAAAACACCAATAGTGCTTACATCTATAAATATTACTGATAAAGTAAATAAAAATATTTTTTCTAGTGTTGCGATTGAAAATGAGAAAGCAGCATATAAAGCAGTAGATTATTTATGCAGATTAGGGCATAAAAAAATTGCAATCATTACTACTGGGGAAGGAGATAAAAATGTTGGAAAGCTGAGATTTGAAGGTTATAAAAAAGCATTAGCTGAAAATAAAATAAATTATAACGAACAATTTTTAGAATTTGGACACTATACCTTTGAATCTGCATTTGATGCTATGAATAAGCTATTAGATAAGGATTTAGGATTGACAGCAGTATTTGTTACTTCTGATATTATGGCTATAGGTGCTGCAAAGGCAATTTTAAGCAGAGGATTAAAAATTCCTGAAGATATTTCTGTAGTTGGATTTGATGGGATTGAATATTCAAAGTATTTTCATCCGTCTATTACAACAGTTAAGCAGCCTGTAGAAGAGATGGGGCAAAAAAGTATAGAGATTTTATTTGATTTGATGAATAATAGTAAAGAACATGAGCATATAGTTTTTGATATAGAATTACTGATTAGGGAATCTTGCAAAAAATTGTTTTAG
- a CDS encoding ABC transporter substrate-binding protein: MKRKISILLILILVMSILGACSKNESENEDVVKGDNNFSKIEFKDDSGKIVRMDEPAKKIISLYSAHTENLFALGLDNEIIGIGKSDAYPAAVMNKKRFDYRADPEKVIAVEPDLVLIRPFIKKSKPEFVEALENTGINVVSLYPDKFEEFPNYIKKLAILTGKEAVAEKLLTKFNNDLKELESITKNIKPKVNVFFESTETEYRTITNDSMAAMAIKLAGGNNIAVDAKPIRKGTSIASFGAERILEKADEIDVYVSQRGAMNAGGNLHSISIRPGFDTIKAVKEGRVYTINEKLVSSPTFRFSKGVLELSRMFYPELIDSLDEFKKDEPLTRKSLAEMTVKFKHKGIFAPTSKYYKKEHKGHIYGTFKDVTVDDPNFDYIETAVLSGYVKAEKDYFYPDEKVTREEFAQTLYMLKDLKDKEGMVNIKDIDEVKNNRIVEIIVENGLMALKDGKFYPNEMITEKEAVESLEKIKSLK, encoded by the coding sequence ATGAAAAGAAAAATATCTATATTATTAATTTTAATACTCGTTATGAGTATTTTAGGAGCTTGTTCTAAAAATGAAAGTGAAAATGAAGATGTAGTAAAAGGTGACAACAATTTTAGTAAGATTGAATTTAAGGATGATTCTGGAAAAATTGTTCGAATGGACGAACCAGCAAAGAAAATAATCTCTTTATATTCAGCTCATACAGAAAATTTGTTTGCTTTAGGATTAGATAATGAGATAATTGGAATTGGTAAAAGTGATGCTTATCCTGCAGCAGTAATGAATAAGAAGCGTTTTGATTATCGAGCTGATCCAGAAAAGGTTATTGCAGTAGAGCCTGATTTGGTACTTATTCGTCCATTTATTAAAAAAAGTAAACCTGAATTTGTAGAAGCACTAGAAAATACAGGAATTAATGTGGTTTCTTTATATCCTGATAAGTTTGAAGAGTTTCCTAATTATATTAAGAAGCTGGCTATTTTAACAGGAAAAGAAGCTGTAGCAGAAAAGTTGTTAACAAAATTTAATAATGATTTAAAAGAATTGGAAAGTATTACAAAAAACATAAAACCAAAAGTAAATGTTTTCTTTGAATCTACAGAAACTGAATATCGTACAATAACAAATGATTCAATGGCTGCAATGGCAATTAAACTTGCAGGAGGAAATAATATTGCAGTTGATGCAAAGCCGATTCGAAAAGGAACAAGTATTGCAAGCTTTGGAGCAGAAAGAATACTTGAAAAAGCAGATGAAATAGATGTTTATGTTTCTCAAAGAGGTGCTATGAATGCAGGAGGAAATTTACATTCTATTTCTATTCGTCCTGGCTTTGATACGATAAAAGCTGTTAAAGAAGGAAGAGTATATACAATTAATGAAAAATTAGTTTCAAGTCCAACCTTTAGATTTTCTAAAGGTGTATTGGAGCTTAGTCGTATGTTTTATCCTGAATTAATAGATAGCTTAGATGAGTTTAAAAAAGATGAACCATTAACAAGAAAGAGCTTGGCAGAGATGACTGTAAAGTTTAAGCATAAAGGAATATTTGCACCTACATCAAAGTACTATAAAAAAGAACATAAGGGACATATATATGGGACATTCAAGGATGTTACAGTAGACGATCCTAATTTTGACTATATTGAAACAGCAGTATTATCAGGTTATGTAAAAGCAGAAAAAGATTATTTTTATCCAGACGAAAAGGTGACAAGAGAAGAATTTGCTCAAACGCTTTATATGCTTAAAGATTTAAAGGACAAAGAAGGAATGGTGAATATAAAAGATATAGACGAGGTTAAAAATAATAGAATTGTTGAAATTATTGTGGAAAATGGATTAATGGCACTAAAGGACGGGAAATTTTATCCTAATGAGATGATAACAGAAAAAGAAGCAGTAGAAAGCTTGGAAAAAATAAAGAGTTTAAAATAG
- a CDS encoding sirohydrochlorin cobaltochelatase, with product MKKIRILSFILALMLVVAGFAGCAKKETSAEQDQAKEESKEVKKAILVASFGTSYADTRKVTIDAVEEKIQKAFPEYEVRRAFTSDIIIKKLKDRDNIEVDTVAKAMDKLKAEGFKEVIVQPLHIMPGAEYSDIKEELRKYNDGTFEKFVLGRPILTHQEDYQVAVDALKSQLPELKEGQAVVVMGHGTEHPANACYADLQYVIDDNNLSVYVGTVEGYPALDDVIKRLKKDNIKEVTLMPYMVVAGDHANNDMAGDEEDSWKTILKSEGFTVNTYLHGLGENEKYQEIYVNHVKDSIEGKGEEIPAPVKCVEKGNWQEGKKGMLVVSFGTSYADTRKVTIDAVEEKIQKAFPEYEVRRAFTSDIIIKKLKDRDNILVDTPEKALNKMKEEGFEEVIVQPLHVIAGAEYNDLLEVVKKYENTFKKIAVGTPILNTPDDYKVAVEALKSQLPELKEGQAVVVMGHGTHHPANASYACLQSVLDDEGLNVFVGTVEGYPALEDVIEKLKAKNIKEVTLMPYMLVAGDHANNDMAGDEEDSWKTILKSKGFTVNTYLHGLGENEKYQDIYIEHARKAIEGEEK from the coding sequence ATGAAAAAGATTAGAATTTTAAGTTTTATTTTAGCGTTGATGTTGGTAGTAGCTGGTTTTGCAGGTTGTGCAAAAAAAGAAACATCTGCAGAACAAGATCAAGCAAAAGAGGAGAGTAAGGAAGTGAAAAAAGCAATATTAGTTGCAAGCTTTGGAACAAGCTATGCAGACACAAGAAAGGTTACAATTGATGCGGTTGAAGAAAAAATACAAAAAGCATTCCCAGAATATGAAGTGAGAAGGGCATTTACTTCTGATATTATTATCAAAAAGTTAAAGGACAGAGATAATATAGAAGTGGATACAGTTGCTAAGGCAATGGATAAATTAAAAGCAGAAGGCTTTAAGGAAGTAATTGTTCAACCATTACATATTATGCCTGGTGCTGAGTACAGTGATATCAAAGAAGAACTTAGAAAATATAATGATGGAACTTTTGAAAAGTTTGTATTAGGAAGACCTATCCTAACTCATCAGGAAGATTATCAAGTGGCTGTTGATGCATTAAAATCACAATTACCAGAGCTTAAAGAAGGACAAGCTGTTGTAGTGATGGGACATGGAACAGAACATCCTGCAAATGCATGTTATGCTGATTTACAATATGTAATCGATGACAATAATTTAAGTGTTTATGTTGGTACAGTAGAAGGATATCCAGCATTAGACGATGTTATTAAAAGGTTAAAGAAAGATAATATTAAAGAAGTGACATTAATGCCATATATGGTAGTTGCAGGAGACCATGCAAATAACGATATGGCAGGAGATGAAGAGGATTCATGGAAGACAATCCTTAAAAGCGAAGGATTTACTGTAAATACTTATCTTCATGGTTTGGGTGAAAATGAAAAATATCAAGAGATTTATGTAAATCATGTAAAGGATTCTATTGAGGGAAAAGGAGAAGAAATCCCTGCTCCAGTTAAATGTGTTGAAAAAGGAAATTGGCAAGAAGGTAAAAAAGGAATGCTTGTAGTGAGCTTTGGAACAAGCTATGCAGATACAAGAAAGGTTACGATTGATGCAGTTGAAGAAAAAATACAAAAAGCATTTCCAGAATATGAAGTAAGAAGAGCTTTTACTTCTGATATTATTATCAAAAAGTTAAAGGACAGAGATAATATTTTAGTAGACACACCAGAGAAAGCTTTAAACAAAATGAAGGAAGAAGGTTTTGAAGAAGTTATTGTTCAGCCACTTCATGTTATAGCAGGTGCTGAATATAATGATTTATTAGAAGTAGTAAAGAAATATGAAAATACATTTAAAAAAATAGCAGTAGGTACACCAATTTTAAATACTCCAGATGATTATAAGGTAGCAGTAGAAGCATTAAAATCACAATTACCAGAGCTTAAAGAAGGACAAGCTGTTGTAGTAATGGGACACGGAACACATCATCCTGCAAATGCAAGCTATGCGTGCTTACAAAGTGTACTTGATGATGAGGGGTTAAATGTATTTGTAGGAACGGTAGAAGGATATCCTGCTTTAGAGGATGTTATAGAGAAATTAAAAGCTAAAAACATTAAAGAAGTAACATTAATGCCATATATGCTTGTTGCAGGAGATCATGCAAATAACGATATGGCAGGAGATGAAGAGGATTCATGGAAGACAATCCTTAAGAGCAAAGGATTTACTGTAAATACTTATCTTCATGGTTTAGGTGAAAATGAAAAATATCAAGATATTTATATAGAGCATGCAAGAAAAGCTATTGAAGGGGAAGAAAAATAA
- a CDS encoding ABC transporter ATP-binding protein produces MYKVKNLFFSYDDKEILHDISFFIEQGKFTTIIGPNGSGKTTLLSLITGQFHKYSGNIYFQNKCLKDYSIKDLSKRIAFVSQNVDIRFPFTCLEVVMMGRNPFKSRMKNLTPKDMKIVRECMEMTDTLKFSDIPITELSGGEKQRVMLAKALAQTPKVLFLDEAFSNMDIQYTIYFLNLLKDCIEKEHLTVIAIMHDLNLTHMFSDRILALKDGKISKYGKTEDVMTKELIKELFGVAIRKTEEKGLVILPSL; encoded by the coding sequence ATGTATAAAGTAAAAAATTTATTTTTTTCATACGATGATAAAGAAATTTTACATGATATTAGTTTTTTTATTGAACAAGGAAAATTTACAACGATTATTGGGCCAAATGGTTCAGGAAAGACTACCCTACTTAGCTTGATTACAGGACAATTTCATAAATATAGTGGAAATATTTATTTTCAAAATAAATGCTTGAAAGACTATAGTATAAAAGATTTAAGTAAAAGAATAGCTTTTGTGTCTCAAAATGTAGATATTAGATTCCCTTTTACATGCTTAGAAGTTGTGATGATGGGAAGAAATCCATTTAAGAGTCGTATGAAGAATTTAACCCCAAAAGACATGAAGATAGTACGAGAATGCATGGAGATGACAGATACGCTAAAATTTTCTGATATTCCTATTACTGAATTGAGTGGGGGAGAAAAACAAAGAGTTATGCTAGCAAAGGCTCTAGCCCAAACGCCAAAGGTATTATTTTTAGATGAAGCCTTTTCAAATATGGATATTCAGTATACTATTTATTTTTTAAATTTATTAAAGGATTGTATTGAGAAAGAGCATCTTACTGTTATAGCTATTATGCATGATTTGAATTTAACACATATGTTTAGTGATAGAATATTGGCATTAAAAGATGGGAAAATTTCGAAATATGGAAAAACAGAGGATGTGATGACAAAAGAGTTGATCAAGGAATTGTTTGGTGTAGCTATAAGAAAGACTGAAGAGAAAGGTTTGGTTATTCTACCAAGCTTATAA
- a CDS encoding FecCD family ABC transporter permease: protein MENNLALTIQQKRYKEKIIGICFLVLLIITFFSSVHLGRANIRAYDVVKIIFGKITGNESVYSYIKASYVAIVWNVRLPRIFTAMIVGSGLAVSGAVFQSLLMNPLADSYTMGVSSGAAFGAALALFINMFLMDNFQVPITACAFIGAFITLGIVISIAKVKGVLSSSNLIIAGIIVTSILSAGIKFLKNLAGENVAPIVNWLMGSLSARSWEHVLMSFPMIILCIIICIYFSEDLNLLCLGEKEAKLLGIDTQSVRRIFLICGSFITAVCVSVSGIISFIGLIVPHMLRFCIGSDNRTLIPLSALLGAELLLVADTGARVLMNIEIPVGVLTTLLGGPFFIYIFMTRNKSLH, encoded by the coding sequence ATGGAGAATAATTTGGCTTTGACTATACAGCAAAAACGGTATAAAGAGAAAATCATTGGTATTTGTTTTTTAGTTTTATTGATTATCACTTTTTTTTCATCAGTTCATTTAGGGAGAGCAAATATTCGTGCTTATGATGTTGTAAAAATTATATTTGGAAAAATTACAGGAAATGAGTCTGTGTATAGTTATATAAAAGCTTCTTATGTGGCTATTGTTTGGAATGTAAGGCTTCCAAGAATTTTTACAGCAATGATAGTAGGAAGTGGTTTGGCAGTTTCAGGGGCTGTTTTTCAGTCGTTGCTTATGAATCCATTGGCAGATTCTTATACTATGGGTGTTTCATCTGGAGCAGCCTTTGGAGCAGCACTAGCACTTTTTATAAATATGTTTTTGATGGATAATTTTCAAGTTCCTATAACAGCGTGTGCTTTTATTGGTGCATTTATAACATTAGGTATTGTGATTTCTATTGCTAAGGTTAAAGGAGTTTTAAGCTCTTCAAATTTGATTATTGCTGGAATTATAGTGACATCTATTCTTTCAGCTGGTATTAAGTTTTTAAAAAATCTAGCAGGAGAAAACGTTGCACCTATTGTGAATTGGTTAATGGGAAGCTTATCAGCAAGAAGCTGGGAACATGTTTTGATGAGTTTTCCGATGATAATATTATGTATAATTATTTGTATATATTTTTCAGAGGATTTGAATCTTCTTTGCTTGGGAGAGAAAGAAGCAAAATTGTTAGGTATTGATACACAAAGTGTAAGAAGGATTTTTTTAATATGTGGTTCATTCATTACGGCTGTATGCGTATCTGTAAGTGGGATTATCAGCTTTATAGGTCTTATTGTGCCACATATGCTTAGATTTTGTATTGGGTCTGATAACCGTACTTTGATTCCTCTTTCAGCATTACTTGGTGCAGAATTATTATTGGTAGCAGATACAGGTGCAAGAGTATTGATGAATATAGAAATTCCTGTAGGTGTGCTTACAACATTGCTTGGAGGACCATTCTTCATATATATTTTTATGACGAGAAATAAATCGCTGCACTAA